Proteins encoded by one window of Vibrio rumoiensis:
- the prlC gene encoding oligopeptidase A, producing the protein MSNPLLSFVESQDGLPPFSQIKPEHVQPAVEQAIADCRAQVEKVLAGGLTPSWDTICEPLTETDDRLSRLWSPVSHLNSVQNSEALREAYEACLPLLSEYGTWVGQHKGLYEAYKAIKASDEFTSLNTAQQKSITDALKDFELSGIGLPADQQKRYGEISKRLSELGSKFSNNVLDATMGWSKHITDEAELAGMPESAMAAAKANAEAKELDGWLLTLEMPSYIPVMTYCDNQALRQEMYEAFVTRASDRGPNAGKWDNTEVMAEELKLRHEIARLLGFNSYAEKSLATKMAETPAQVMEFLNNLATKAKPQGEREVEELRQFAEQECGVTELNLWDIAYYSEKQKQKLFQISDEELRPYFPESKAVSGLFEVLNRVFGMTVTEKQGVDVWHDSVRFFEITDSQGQLRGSFYLDLYAREHKRGGAWMDECRVRRQLADGSTQSPVAYLTCNFNKPVGGKPALFTHDEVVTLFHEFGHGIHHMLTQVDVAAVSGINGVPWDAVELPSQFLENWCWEEEALSFISGHYETGEPLPKAMLDKMLAAKNFQSAMFILRQLEFGLFDFSLHSQYDPEIGAKVLETLAEVKSKVAVLPSLEWNRFSHAFSHIFAGGYSAGYYSYLWAELLSSDAYSRFEEEGIFNKQTGQSFLNNILEMGGSEEPMELFKRFRGREPQIDALLRHAGIEG; encoded by the coding sequence ATGTCTAATCCGTTACTCTCGTTCGTTGAATCTCAAGATGGTTTACCACCGTTTTCTCAAATTAAACCAGAACACGTACAACCTGCTGTAGAACAAGCGATTGCTGATTGCCGCGCGCAAGTTGAAAAGGTACTTGCTGGTGGCCTAACTCCAAGCTGGGATACCATCTGCGAGCCATTAACGGAAACCGATGATCGTTTAAGCCGTCTTTGGTCGCCTGTGAGCCACTTAAACTCGGTGCAAAATAGTGAAGCATTACGTGAAGCCTATGAAGCTTGTTTGCCTTTGTTATCTGAGTACGGCACTTGGGTTGGCCAACATAAAGGTTTGTATGAAGCGTATAAAGCCATTAAAGCAAGTGATGAATTTACAAGCCTTAATACCGCACAGCAAAAATCGATTACCGATGCCTTAAAAGACTTTGAATTATCGGGTATTGGTTTGCCTGCCGATCAACAAAAACGTTATGGCGAGATCAGCAAGCGCTTATCAGAACTGGGCTCTAAGTTCTCAAATAATGTGCTCGATGCCACTATGGGTTGGAGCAAACATATTACCGATGAGGCTGAGCTGGCGGGCATGCCAGAATCCGCAATGGCCGCAGCCAAAGCCAATGCCGAAGCGAAAGAATTAGACGGTTGGTTACTCACGCTAGAAATGCCATCTTACATTCCAGTGATGACTTATTGTGATAACCAAGCACTGCGCCAAGAAATGTATGAAGCGTTTGTGACTCGCGCCTCTGATCGTGGTCCAAATGCGGGTAAGTGGGACAACACTGAAGTGATGGCAGAAGAACTAAAACTGCGCCATGAAATCGCGCGTCTGCTTGGCTTTAACTCTTACGCTGAAAAATCACTGGCGACCAAAATGGCTGAAACGCCGGCGCAAGTGATGGAGTTTTTAAATAACTTAGCCACCAAAGCTAAGCCACAAGGTGAACGCGAAGTCGAAGAATTACGTCAATTCGCTGAGCAAGAATGTGGCGTGACCGAATTAAACCTGTGGGACATTGCGTACTACAGCGAAAAGCAGAAACAAAAACTGTTCCAAATTTCAGATGAAGAACTGCGTCCATATTTCCCAGAATCCAAAGCGGTTTCAGGCCTATTTGAAGTATTAAATCGTGTGTTTGGTATGACGGTTACCGAAAAGCAAGGCGTGGATGTATGGCATGACTCGGTACGTTTCTTTGAAATCACCGATAGCCAAGGCCAGTTGCGTGGTAGCTTTTACTTAGACTTATACGCTCGCGAGCACAAACGTGGCGGTGCTTGGATGGATGAGTGCCGGGTGCGTCGTCAACTTGCCGATGGTTCAACCCAATCGCCAGTGGCCTACTTAACTTGTAACTTCAACAAGCCTGTCGGTGGCAAGCCTGCACTATTTACTCATGATGAAGTGGTGACGTTATTCCACGAATTTGGTCACGGTATTCACCACATGCTGACGCAAGTTGATGTGGCGGCGGTATCGGGCATTAACGGTGTGCCTTGGGATGCGGTTGAATTGCCAAGTCAGTTCCTAGAAAACTGGTGCTGGGAAGAAGAAGCGCTATCGTTCATCTCGGGGCATTATGAAACGGGTGAACCTTTACCAAAAGCGATGCTCGATAAAATGCTCGCGGCGAAGAACTTCCAATCAGCGATGTTTATTTTACGTCAGTTAGAATTTGGTCTATTCGACTTCTCGCTGCATTCACAATACGACCCTGAAATTGGCGCAAAAGTGCTAGAAACTTTAGCGGAGGTGAAATCGAAAGTCGCGGTTCTGCCAAGCTTAGAGTGGAACCGTTTCTCTCATGCCTTCAGCCACATTTTTGCTGGTGGTTACAGCGCGGGTTACTACAGTTACTTATGGGCCGAATTGTTATCAAGTGATGCCTACTCTCGTTTTGAGGAAGAAGGGATTTTTAATAAACAAACGGGTCAGAGTTTCTTGAACAACATCCTAGAAATGGGCGGCAGTGAAGAGCCGATGGAATTGTTCAAACGCTTCCGCGGCCGTGAGCCACAAATTGATGCGCTATTGCGTCATGCGGGAATTGAGGGATAG
- a CDS encoding AraC family transcriptional regulator yields MHKVCEYIYQNIDNTLTYEALSQVAHFSSFHFHRQFSAIFGMSTTTFIMKVRLKRAAYQLVFQPHKSITDIALDASFDYLESFSRAFKRHFNQSPSQFRRDPTWPDWYEQFDSKVGIKMKDINNHALLDEISVKNLETILVAVKEHSGSPSLLNNTIGQFIDWRKNTMHSPVDSSRTFGIVYNDPNNTPAEQFRFDVCGEVQQMVGQNPFGIVDKSIEGGRYACLRHIGPHYLMDDKIYFIFGQWLPQSGEELRDQPMFFEYKNVFPEVAEHELITDIYVPLKD; encoded by the coding sequence ATGCATAAGGTGTGTGAATACATATATCAAAACATTGATAACACACTGACTTATGAAGCGTTGAGCCAAGTTGCCCATTTTTCGAGCTTTCATTTCCATCGTCAGTTTTCAGCTATATTCGGTATGAGTACGACGACTTTTATAATGAAAGTAAGATTAAAGCGTGCAGCCTATCAATTGGTTTTTCAGCCACATAAAAGCATTACTGATATTGCTCTTGATGCCAGTTTTGATTACTTAGAATCTTTTTCGCGCGCCTTTAAGCGCCATTTTAACCAATCGCCATCTCAATTTCGTCGAGATCCGACATGGCCAGATTGGTATGAGCAATTTGATAGCAAGGTAGGAATTAAGATGAAAGATATTAATAACCACGCATTACTTGATGAAATCAGTGTCAAAAATTTAGAAACGATTTTGGTTGCCGTTAAAGAGCATTCGGGCTCACCAAGTTTATTGAATAACACGATTGGTCAATTTATTGATTGGCGTAAAAACACCATGCATTCACCCGTCGATTCTTCGCGAACGTTTGGCATTGTGTATAACGATCCCAATAACACCCCGGCGGAGCAATTTCGTTTTGATGTCTGTGGTGAAGTGCAACAAATGGTCGGCCAAAATCCATTCGGTATCGTAGATAAATCGATTGAAGGTGGGCGCTATGCTTGCTTGCGCCATATTGGCCCTCATTATTTAATGGACGATAAAATCTATTTTATTTTCGGCCAATGGTTGCCACAAAGTGGCGAAGAGCTCAGAGATCAACCGATGTTTTTTGAGTATAAGAATGTCTTTCCTGAAGTGGCAGAGCATGAACTTATTACGGATATTTATGTACCGTTAAAAGACTAG
- a CDS encoding ArgP/LysG family DNA-binding transcriptional regulator yields the protein MFDYKLLESLERIAALKSFEAAAQELNITQSAISQRITNLEQRVGSILVQRGKNLALTPTGQNLVNHAMKVKQLEFELHHLLGEDGVSHPLKIVINADSLATWWFKATKSFHQQHNVMFDILIEDQSEGLKHLEEGLAMGCLCSSNKTLAGIRCEYLGTMEYRFYCSPDFKKRYFQTSQSEQNLADILQIAPAVIFGADDKLQKQQFQKWGLPTQFPYHICPSSEGLADMILSGQAYGILPMIQAQPFANKLVDIFPDREGIHVPLYWHYWHQSGSVLNKLSDVLMSNNTKALVF from the coding sequence ATGTTTGATTACAAATTATTAGAATCATTAGAAAGAATTGCAGCACTGAAAAGCTTTGAAGCAGCAGCGCAAGAGCTCAACATCACTCAATCTGCCATTTCCCAACGAATCACGAATCTAGAGCAACGCGTCGGATCTATTTTGGTTCAACGAGGCAAAAATTTAGCTCTAACGCCAACCGGACAAAATCTGGTTAATCACGCCATGAAAGTGAAACAGCTTGAATTTGAATTGCATCATTTATTGGGTGAAGACGGTGTTTCGCATCCATTAAAAATAGTCATCAATGCCGACAGCCTTGCCACTTGGTGGTTTAAAGCAACCAAAAGCTTCCATCAACAGCATAATGTGATGTTCGATATCTTAATTGAAGATCAAAGTGAAGGCTTAAAGCATCTCGAAGAAGGGTTAGCGATGGGCTGTTTATGCAGCTCTAATAAGACGTTAGCAGGTATTCGTTGTGAGTATTTAGGCACTATGGAATACCGTTTTTATTGTTCACCAGATTTTAAGAAAAGGTACTTCCAGACTTCGCAATCGGAACAAAATCTTGCTGACATATTACAGATTGCTCCTGCGGTAATTTTTGGCGCTGACGATAAATTACAAAAACAACAGTTTCAAAAATGGGGCTTACCCACCCAATTCCCCTACCATATTTGCCCATCAAGCGAAGGGCTGGCCGACATGATTTTAAGTGGGCAAGCTTATGGCATCTTACCTATGATTCAAGCTCAACCTTTTGCCAATAAACTCGTGGATATTTTCCCCGACCGAGAAGGTATCCATGTCCCTTTATACTGGCATTATTGGCACCAAAGCGGCTCGGTATTGAATAAATTATCGGATGTATTAATGTCCAATAACACCAAAGCGCTAGTCTTTTAA
- a CDS encoding LysE/ArgO family amino acid transporter — translation MLSVALKGAFVSGSLIVAIGSQNAFLLKSGLKNNYVMLVATICFMGDILLISTGVLGVGVLLQQAPILTEILTLIGIAFLCWYGWLSAKSAWRGQSHLDIDHSEVSRNWVKVAMMTLAMTFLNPHVYLDTIVVLGGITSSLNFEEKRWFLVGALSASAIWFYGVAYIAKKLIPLFANPKTWQVLDSVIAVIMFSIAVGLGKTLVFSF, via the coding sequence ATGTTGAGCGTGGCACTAAAAGGCGCATTTGTATCAGGTAGCCTAATTGTGGCGATAGGTAGCCAAAATGCTTTTTTATTGAAATCAGGCCTTAAAAATAATTATGTGATGCTGGTGGCAACCATTTGTTTCATGGGTGACATTTTATTGATCAGTACTGGGGTGTTGGGAGTTGGTGTTTTACTGCAACAAGCGCCTATTTTGACCGAAATCTTAACTTTAATCGGTATCGCATTTTTATGTTGGTACGGTTGGCTGTCTGCTAAATCAGCGTGGCGTGGGCAAAGTCACTTAGATATTGATCACTCAGAAGTCAGTCGTAATTGGGTAAAAGTTGCAATGATGACTTTAGCCATGACCTTTTTAAATCCACATGTGTATCTTGATACGATTGTGGTTTTAGGTGGCATTACCTCCTCGCTTAATTTTGAAGAAAAACGTTGGTTCTTAGTGGGGGCGTTATCAGCCTCGGCAATTTGGTTCTATGGCGTGGCGTATATAGCTAAAAAGCTGATTCCACTGTTTGCCAATCCGAAAACATGGCAGGTGTTAGATAGCGTGATCGCGGTAATTATGTTTTCGATTGCTGTGGGGTTGGGGAAGACTTTAGTTTTTAGTTTTTAG
- a CDS encoding isocitrate lyase, giving the protein MPNTTTQNSYKSQLADATKAIEGNETWNAITPEYVARMRLQNRFRTGLDIARFTAQIMREDMNAYDQDPANYTQSLGCWHGFIGQQKMISIKKHFETTRGRYLYLSGWMVAAMRSEFGPLPDQSMHEKTSVPMLIEELYTFLKQADARELNHLFKDLDAAQAAGDQIKVQAVQKQIDNFETHVVPIIADIDAGFGNEEATYLLAKKMIEAGACCIQIENQVSDAKQCGHQDGKVTVPHEDFLAKINAVRYAFLELGVEDGVIVARTDSLGAGLTQKIPVSQSAGDLADQYNAYIDGVEIHSLTELNSGDMVIKQGDAVIKPTRLPNGLIRFKPNTGEDRVVLDCITSLQNGADLLWIETEKPHIGQIAGMVNRIREVIPNAKLVYNNSPSFNWTLNFRQQVFDIWAESGKDVSAYDRDQLMNQVYDGSELALEADAKIQSFQRDAAAQAGIFHHLITLPTYHTAALSTDNLAKDYFGEQGMLAYVAGVQRKEIRQGLASVRHQDMSGSNIGDDHKEYFSGEQALKASGENNTMNQFS; this is encoded by the coding sequence ATGCCAAATACAACAACTCAAAATAGCTACAAAAGCCAGCTAGCTGACGCAACCAAAGCGATTGAAGGTAATGAAACTTGGAATGCCATCACACCGGAGTACGTGGCTCGTATGCGCCTGCAAAACCGCTTTCGTACCGGTCTTGATATTGCGCGCTTTACTGCCCAAATCATGCGTGAAGACATGAATGCTTATGACCAAGACCCAGCGAACTACACTCAATCACTAGGCTGCTGGCATGGATTTATCGGCCAACAGAAAATGATTTCCATTAAGAAGCATTTTGAAACCACTCGTGGCCGTTACTTATATCTTTCAGGTTGGATGGTGGCAGCAATGCGCTCTGAGTTTGGTCCACTGCCTGACCAATCAATGCATGAGAAAACCTCGGTGCCGATGTTAATTGAAGAGTTGTACACCTTCTTAAAACAAGCCGATGCGCGTGAACTGAATCATCTATTTAAAGACCTTGATGCAGCGCAAGCAGCTGGCGACCAAATCAAAGTACAAGCCGTGCAAAAACAAATCGATAATTTTGAAACCCATGTGGTACCAATTATTGCCGATATTGATGCAGGCTTTGGTAACGAAGAAGCGACCTATCTGCTAGCGAAAAAAATGATCGAAGCAGGCGCATGTTGTATTCAAATCGAAAACCAAGTGTCAGACGCCAAACAATGTGGCCACCAAGACGGTAAAGTGACCGTTCCACACGAAGACTTTTTAGCGAAAATCAACGCCGTTCGCTACGCATTCCTAGAACTTGGCGTAGAAGATGGTGTGATTGTCGCGCGTACCGATTCCTTGGGTGCCGGTTTGACACAAAAAATCCCAGTATCACAAAGCGCTGGCGATTTAGCCGACCAATACAATGCTTATATTGATGGCGTGGAAATTCACTCTCTAACCGAATTGAACTCAGGTGATATGGTGATTAAACAAGGTGATGCGGTAATTAAGCCTACTCGTCTACCAAATGGTCTGATTCGCTTCAAACCCAATACAGGTGAAGATCGCGTAGTACTTGATTGCATCACTTCGCTACAAAATGGTGCCGATCTACTGTGGATTGAGACTGAAAAGCCGCATATTGGTCAAATCGCTGGTATGGTAAATCGTATCCGCGAAGTGATCCCCAATGCCAAATTGGTTTATAACAACAGCCCATCGTTTAACTGGACACTGAACTTCCGTCAGCAAGTATTCGATATCTGGGCAGAATCGGGTAAAGATGTCTCAGCTTATGACCGTGACCAGCTAATGAACCAAGTATATGACGGCTCAGAACTGGCACTAGAAGCGGATGCTAAAATCCAAAGCTTCCAACGTGATGCGGCAGCGCAAGCGGGTATATTCCACCACTTGATTACGCTACCGACTTACCACACCGCGGCGCTTTCCACCGATAACCTAGCCAAAGACTACTTCGGTGAGCAAGGTATGTTGGCGTATGTTGCAGGTGTTCAACGTAAAGAAATTCGCCAAGGGCTGGCTTCGGTAAGACACCAAGATATGTCCGGCTCGAACATAGGGGATGATCACAAAGAGTATTTCTCCGGTGAGCAAGCTCTGAAAGCCTCGGGAGAGAATAATACGATGAATCAGTTTTCTTAA
- a CDS encoding malate synthase G, whose amino-acid sequence MTNTQTTITTQHQFNAELVQFVNQQVLPLTGLDQQQFWANFSQLLNDLAPKNQELLETRTHLQQQIDDWHKANPTFDPAQYQAFLRDIGYLVEQGEDFQISTQNVDQEIATLAGPQLVVPIKNARFALNAANARWGSLYDAAYGSDIISQSEGLKAGKKYNPARGNHVIGLAKTFLDDNFPLKHGSHHDVQAYTVYFRHLLATFPDGSQSGLAQPCQFVASSNPDVEPTSIVLKNHGLHIELIINRKGAIGQHDIAGLDDIQVESALSTIMDFEDSVTAVDSQDKLEAYRNWFGLITGNLTATISKGNQTQIRRLNCDRSYTDKNGDDYNLHGRSLLLVRNVGHLMTSDLVQTAQGKNMPEGLIDAVITALIAAIEIKNPQACRVSNSRTGSIYIVKPKMHGPEEVAFSNELFERVENMLDLAPNTIKMGIMDEERRTTVNLKECIRAAQSRVVFINTGFLDRTGDEIHTSMQAGAFKPKADIKHQTWIQAYENNNVEVGLACGFAGKAQIGKGMWAMPDEMKAMMAAKVAHPKSGANTAWVPSPTAATLHALHYHQVDVFAEQQTIAERPATNQSELLTLELLEETLSPQQVEAELDNNIQGILGYVVRWVEMGIGCSKVPDINNIELMEDRATLRISSQHIANWLLHKICSPEQVMESMHKMAQVVDGQNEGSEGYRPMLPNVEQSLAFQAARELIFQGRNQPNGYTEPLLHQYRSWVKNENK is encoded by the coding sequence ATGACCAACACACAGACCACAATAACCACTCAACACCAATTCAATGCCGAGCTAGTTCAATTCGTCAATCAACAAGTGTTGCCGCTAACCGGACTCGATCAGCAACAATTTTGGGCTAATTTCAGCCAACTTCTTAATGATCTTGCGCCGAAAAACCAAGAACTACTAGAAACTCGCACTCATCTACAACAACAGATTGATGATTGGCACAAAGCGAATCCGACATTTGATCCGGCGCAGTACCAAGCGTTTCTGCGAGACATTGGTTACCTAGTAGAACAAGGCGAAGACTTCCAAATCAGCACCCAAAATGTTGATCAAGAAATTGCCACTTTGGCTGGTCCACAATTGGTGGTGCCAATTAAAAATGCACGCTTTGCACTGAACGCAGCCAATGCTCGTTGGGGTAGCCTATACGATGCCGCTTATGGCAGTGACATCATTTCCCAAAGCGAAGGTTTGAAAGCAGGCAAAAAATACAACCCTGCTCGTGGCAATCACGTCATTGGATTGGCTAAAACCTTTTTGGATGACAACTTCCCATTAAAACACGGCTCACATCACGACGTTCAAGCATACACCGTATACTTTCGTCATCTATTAGCCACTTTCCCAGATGGCAGTCAATCCGGTTTGGCGCAGCCTTGTCAGTTTGTTGCATCCAGCAACCCTGATGTAGAACCAACGTCTATCGTGTTGAAAAACCACGGCTTACACATTGAGTTAATCATTAACCGCAAAGGGGCAATTGGTCAGCATGACATTGCTGGTCTCGACGATATTCAAGTGGAATCAGCGTTGTCGACCATTATGGATTTTGAAGACTCTGTCACCGCCGTCGATAGCCAAGATAAACTTGAAGCCTATCGCAATTGGTTTGGCCTAATCACCGGCAACCTAACAGCTACGATCAGCAAAGGTAACCAAACTCAAATCCGCCGCTTGAACTGCGACCGTAGCTATACCGATAAAAATGGCGATGACTACAACTTACATGGCCGCTCATTGTTATTGGTACGTAATGTCGGCCACTTAATGACCAGTGATTTGGTGCAAACCGCGCAAGGGAAAAATATGCCCGAAGGGTTAATTGACGCCGTGATCACCGCCTTAATTGCTGCGATTGAAATTAAGAACCCACAGGCTTGTCGCGTCAGCAATAGCCGCACTGGCAGCATTTATATCGTAAAACCGAAAATGCATGGCCCTGAAGAAGTTGCTTTCAGCAATGAGTTATTTGAACGTGTAGAGAACATGCTCGATCTTGCACCTAATACCATCAAAATGGGAATTATGGATGAAGAACGTCGCACGACCGTTAACTTAAAAGAATGTATCCGCGCCGCTCAATCACGCGTGGTTTTCATCAACACCGGATTTTTAGATCGCACTGGTGATGAAATTCATACCAGCATGCAAGCCGGTGCTTTTAAACCAAAAGCAGACATTAAGCACCAAACCTGGATTCAAGCTTATGAAAACAACAACGTCGAAGTTGGCCTAGCGTGTGGTTTTGCCGGTAAAGCGCAAATTGGCAAAGGCATGTGGGCAATGCCAGATGAAATGAAAGCCATGATGGCGGCTAAAGTCGCTCATCCAAAATCGGGCGCCAATACCGCTTGGGTACCTTCGCCAACTGCAGCCACATTGCATGCATTGCACTATCACCAAGTGGATGTATTTGCCGAGCAACAAACGATTGCAGAGCGCCCAGCAACCAATCAATCCGAACTATTAACCCTTGAGTTATTAGAGGAAACGCTGTCTCCACAGCAAGTTGAAGCCGAACTCGATAACAATATTCAAGGCATTCTTGGCTATGTGGTGCGCTGGGTTGAAATGGGGATTGGTTGCTCGAAAGTACCTGACATTAACAACATTGAACTAATGGAAGACCGCGCCACCCTGCGTATTTCCAGCCAACATATTGCCAATTGGTTGCTACACAAGATTTGCAGCCCAGAGCAAGTAATGGAAAGCATGCACAAAATGGCCCAAGTGGTTGATGGACAAAATGAAGGCTCTGAAGGCTATCGACCTATGCTGCCGAATGTCGAACAAAGTCTGGCATTCCAAGCGGCTCGAGAATTGATTTTTCAAGGTCGCAATCAGCCGAATGGTTATACCGAACCGCTATTGCATCAATACCGTTCTTGGGTGAAGAACGAAAATAAATAG
- a CDS encoding DUF3612 domain-containing protein, with amino-acid sequence MKASSSLNRQSHFLGTKVRNLRKRNGLTLEDLSSRCVKIDPEDAPSVSYLSMIERGKRVPSEAMLDVIAQVFQKPLHWFLDDASEEQEITPEKGTRGGINGMVLEPSFLFSNDILQIAIPEMLSQTGTTGHQFAHLLIRAHQEHHQNHFPDLEKAAEKVGQKRMPLSVEDLLDICQQVGVKVKWFDEPSQDVVDAHGVKSKHIVRSYAEAPGLIRINSALKATPEKLKYDLAVHIGHKVLHNSDGEKNVIASDNRNLSTLKPDQTRDVSNLDSKHILQAWRDFECSFFAGALLCPKVPFRQLLDRHGYEISVSKLIGVSESVVMRRMTAVSPYPHWHYFDAYNPGKLKAVYRGNGIPLPWGNMRMVEDPCQHWSVFRMIGIPGNTPVAQISVLNQDGVPHIYCCESVKVKDMAGNYHVLCSGVDLNPALEAQGEDAVAIASALQKECVRKGGQCEIPYQIKQQLLTVARILNINWIERGIENQARVICSRGGMCPRQPRCYKEKAESRSSNARSSAL; translated from the coding sequence ATGAAGGCATCAAGTTCGTTAAACAGGCAGTCTCACTTTTTGGGTACTAAGGTTCGTAACCTACGGAAACGTAACGGTTTAACCTTGGAGGATTTATCTTCTCGATGTGTAAAAATTGATCCTGAAGATGCGCCTTCAGTGTCATACCTTTCGATGATTGAACGTGGTAAGCGAGTACCCAGTGAAGCGATGTTGGATGTGATTGCGCAGGTATTTCAAAAGCCGTTGCATTGGTTTTTAGATGATGCCAGCGAAGAGCAAGAAATTACGCCGGAAAAAGGCACTCGTGGCGGGATTAACGGCATGGTGCTTGAACCAAGCTTCTTGTTTTCCAATGATATTCTGCAAATTGCGATCCCTGAAATGTTGTCGCAGACCGGCACGACAGGCCATCAATTTGCCCACCTTCTTATTCGTGCTCATCAGGAACACCATCAAAACCATTTCCCAGATCTAGAAAAAGCGGCTGAAAAAGTGGGGCAAAAACGCATGCCGCTCTCGGTCGAGGATTTGTTGGACATTTGCCAGCAGGTTGGCGTCAAAGTGAAATGGTTTGATGAGCCGTCACAAGATGTGGTGGATGCACATGGGGTGAAATCTAAGCATATTGTGCGCTCTTATGCGGAAGCGCCCGGATTAATACGCATTAATAGCGCATTAAAAGCCACGCCGGAGAAGCTCAAATATGATTTAGCGGTGCATATTGGTCATAAGGTGCTGCATAACAGCGATGGAGAAAAAAACGTCATAGCGTCAGATAACCGTAACTTATCCACCTTAAAGCCCGATCAAACTCGTGATGTCAGTAATTTAGATTCCAAACATATTCTGCAAGCATGGCGAGATTTTGAGTGCTCATTTTTTGCCGGCGCTTTGTTGTGTCCGAAAGTACCGTTTCGTCAATTGCTTGACCGCCATGGGTATGAGATCAGCGTGAGTAAATTGATTGGAGTGTCAGAGTCGGTGGTGATGCGCCGTATGACGGCAGTCTCGCCGTATCCTCATTGGCATTATTTCGATGCCTATAATCCGGGGAAACTGAAAGCGGTCTATCGTGGTAATGGTATTCCGTTGCCCTGGGGCAATATGCGAATGGTCGAAGACCCGTGTCAACATTGGTCGGTGTTTCGCATGATTGGGATTCCGGGCAATACACCGGTCGCGCAGATTTCAGTGCTTAACCAAGATGGCGTACCACATATTTATTGTTGTGAGTCGGTCAAAGTGAAAGACATGGCGGGCAATTATCATGTGCTCTGTTCCGGTGTGGATTTAAACCCAGCATTAGAAGCGCAAGGCGAAGATGCGGTGGCGATTGCCAGTGCGTTGCAAAAAGAATGTGTGCGCAAAGGTGGGCAATGTGAAATTCCTTACCAAATTAAACAGCAATTACTCACCGTGGCGCGGATTTTAAATATCAATTGGATTGAGCGCGGCATTGAAAATCAGGCGAGAGTGATTTGTTCCCGGGGCGGAATGTGTCCAAGGCAGCCGAGGTGTTATAAAGAAAAAGCCGAGTCTCGTAGCTCGAATGCTCGAAGCTCGGCTCTGTAG